GCAGGACGAGCGGCACGAGCAGCAGCCCGCCGAGCAGCGTTTTCCCGGCAAAGTCGAACTTCACGCTCAGGATCGCCAGCGGCAGCGCGATCGCCAGCGAGACGAACGTCGTCGCCACGGCAATGACGGCCGCATTCCACAGGCCTTTGAGCAGGGCCGCGTCGGTCAGGACGAGCTTGAGGTAGTCGATGCTGAATCCGCCCGTGGGCGAGCGGAACCCCTCGCCGACGACGTTCAGGATCGGCCAGACGAGGAAGATCGCAAAGAACAGCAGCAGTGCCCCGGCCAGCAACAGATGACCACGAGGGACGGTCGCAAGCTCGCGGCTCCAGCGTTTGGTGAGCGGCTCGCGGACCACGGGCATGGCTGGCAGATCGTCGGCAGCGGTCATCAGGAGCCGGAGGGTTACCGGCAACGGGCAAACTGTCAACGAACTCGCCCCGGCGGCCCCAGCGGCGCAGCGCGGAGGCGTCGTTCGTGAGCGATTCCCCGACCTCTTCAGCCCGCAAACGTGGCCCTTACCCGTCCCAGCTCCTGTCGAAGGCGCAACGGCTGTACTTGCAGGCCATTCGTGAAGGCACGTGCCCGCACGAGGCGGCGGATCGGCTGCGGATTCGCGACGACACGCTGCTCCGCTGGACGCGTCGCGAGATCTTCAAGGAGCAACTCGACACCATCATGCGTGCGAAGGACATCCGCCGCGAGCAGGCGATGGCCCAGGCGGCCGTCGAGGCAGCGATCATGCTGTCCGATGCGGTGGCCGGGAAGGTCAAGCTCGACCCGGCGAGGCAGCGTGCGTGTGTGGAACTCGTGAAGCTGGCACGACGCGTCGAGGGGACGGAGTCGAAGAGCGAGCCGAGTCCGGAAGAACAGGTCCACGCGGGGGACGTCGCGTCGAACGAGATCGAGGCACTGCGACGCACGATCGAGTCGTGACGCATCACAGAACGTGACCTCATCCGTCATCCCGAGCGCAGCCGAGGGACCTCGTCTGGTTTTCCAACGAGTCGCAAGCGAGGTCCTTCGACTCGCTCCGCTCGCTCAGGATGACGGATTTGCACATCTGTCCGCATTTGAACGCCCATGAAGAAGCTCGCGCTCAAACCTCTGTCGACGCCGGACCAGTTGCACGCGTGGGTGAAGCTCTTCTGCGGACTCGACGTGCCGCGGACGGCGTTGTGCCCGAAGCATGACGCGCCGTTCGACTACCTGGTCCGGGCCTACTTCGAGCCGGCACGCGACCTGGTCGTCTGGGCCCCGCGTGGTGGCGGGAAGACCAGGCTCGCCGCCGTCGCGACGCTGCTCGATCTCCTCCACAAGCCCGGCACCGCCGTCCGCTTGCTGGGCGGGTCGCTGGAGCAGTCGCTCAAAATGTGGGACTATCTGCTGCCCGACCTCGTCCGTGTCGGCCGGCTGCTGTTGCCCGACGGCAAGCTGCCGCGCGAGTCGACGCGAAAGGTGAAGCTGACCAACGGCTCGACGGCGGCTGTGCTGACGCAGAGCCAGCGGGCCGTGCGGGGGTTGCGTGTGCAGAAGCTGCGGTGCGACGAGGTCGAGCTGTTCGACGACAACGTGTGGGAAGCCGCGCAGCTCGCGACGCGTAGCACCGAACACGCGACGGCCGCCATCGAAGCGGCGAGCACGCACCACAAGTCGGGCGGGCTCATGGGCCGGGTCATCGACAACGCCGCCGGTCGCGACGCGGCCGTGGTTCGGTGGTGCCTGCTCGACGTGCTGCAGCCGTGCCCGGCGACGCGGGACTGTGACAAGTGCGTGCTCTTCGACGAGTGCCGCGGCCGGGCGAAAGAGAGGACGAGCGGGTTCGTCTCGATCGACGACGCGGTGCGGATGAAGGGCCGCGTGTCGGTCGAGACGTGGCAGGCCGAGATGCTGTGTCGTCGGCCGTCGACGCGCGGCCGGGTCTTCGGCAGCTTCAACGAGGACGTGCACGTCCGGCCATTCGATGGCGACGCAGAGGACATGGCGATCGGCGTGGATTTCGGCTTTGCGGCGCCGTTCGTCGCGCTGTGGATCGCGACGATCGGCGACGTCCGACACGTGGTCGACGAGTACGTGCAGCCCGGCCGAACCGTGCCGGAGCACGCGGCTGAGCTGTCGAGTCGGGATTGGCCGGCGAGGCAGATTTACTGCGATCCCGCCGGCGCGGCCGTGGTGGGTCAGACGGGTGCGAGCGACGCGGCGGTCTTGCGTCGTGCGGGGTTCAAGGTTCGGTTCCGCGCGAGCCGGATTGCCGAGGGTCTGGAGCTGATCCGTCGTGACTTGAAACCCGCCGACGGCAGTCTGCCGAGACTGCTGATCGACCCGCGTTGCAAGCGGCTGATCGAGGCGATGCGGAGCTACCACTACCCCGACACCGGCGGCGAATTGCCCCAAAAGGATGGCACGCACGACCACTCGATCGACGCGTTGCGCTATGCCTTAATCCACCTCGCCCGCCCCGTCACGATCACGGGCGGCGGGCTGTACTAACGAGGGACGCGATGTTCGCAGCGTCACCGTGTCGCGTGGAACAACCACACGCGACTCGTTAGGTTTCAAGCATGGAACTCATTTTGAAGATAGTGGCGGGTGTGGTGTTGGGTGGGCTGATCTTCATCCTGCTTGGATACTTCCTCATCAAGTTTCTCTTCTGGCGTCTCAAGCGCAACGTCACCAACGCGCTGGATGAGTTCAAGAAGTTCAGCGAGGTCGGCGCTGGAACGATGATCCAGACGGACATCGACCTTGCGCGAAACGACGATGCCGAGCTTTCTGCCGATGCTCAGGCTGCTGTCGACGAGTTCCATGGCGAAGGGTTCGATCACGCAGGCGTGTACGACGCCGGCGGTGGCATGATGAAGCTCGTTCTGTTCGCCCGGCCGTCCGACAGCGTTTGGGGCGCCGTCACCATCGCGGCAATCACGGGGCCGGTGAAGGACGTTGTCAGCCACCACGCCGATGGGCAGTGGACGACGCACACGTCGAACAAGGATCTGGGTTTCAAGGAGCTCGACGGCATCACGAAGGTTCGCGTGCCCGACTCAACCGTCGCCAACCTGCTCTCGCGTCATCTCGCCGAGCGTCCGGAAGGTGAGTACCAGCCGGCGACAACGGAGAACGTCGTCGAAGCGATAAAGCTCGCTGTTCGCGATGAAGGTTTGCTTCGCGCGTGGCGTGGTGGCATCGATGACTCTGAAGTGCAGAAGAACCTCCAAGCTGTCGGCGACGACACGGACGAAGGACAAGCCGCCTTCGCTGCCATGATGGCCCGCGGGCAGGCGATCAGCGCGCTCGACGAGGCATTCGCGACCGCCTTCCGTGAGACGACCACGCTGCCGGTCGCGCGCTGGGAAGAGATTGAAGATCGCCTGCGGATCGTCCACCCGCTCTCCAACTCCGAGCAACTCGGCCAAGCGCTCTACGGCGACGATGCCGACGACAACGCGTTCGAAGAAAACCCCGGCGGCGAGACAATGGTCCGACGGTTCGTCAAAGCCAACAACGCCCTACCGCCAGACAAGAAGCTCGAACACGTCGGCCCGGTTGAGATTCGAGCCGCTCACAAACTGCTCCGTGCCGAGGTCTTTGTCGAGCGCGAGTGGGACGACGACGAGTCAGATTGACGTCGTGAAGGAGCTACTGCTGAGCAAGATCGAAACAGACGCCGTTTGTCATCAGTCGTAGTGCCCGCGGCAGGCGATGACACGGATAGCCGTTTCCGTAACGCTGTAGACGAGTCGGTGCTCATCGCTGATACGACGAGACCAACAGCCAGTGAGGTTTCCCTTCAGCGGCTCGGGTTTTCCGGTGCCCTCGAGTGGTGTGCGTGCGACTTCGTCAGCGAGCTTCAGTGTCTTGACCGCCAGCCGGCGTTCGTTCGAGGTCAACCATTGCAGGTCTCGGAGTGCTTTGGGTTCGAACTCAACGACCCTCATCATCGACCTCCGCGTCGAGGTCGAAGGCATCAATCTCCTCCTGCGTGATGCCGAGCCGTTGCATCACTTCCTCCATGGGAATCCACTCGTCTGACGCCAGCGATTCCTCAAGTCGCTGACGCATCTTCGGATGATTCAGCAACCGCTCGGCCTCGCCGTCCGATGTCATTCTCCGCCACGTCTCGATGGGCACGACCGCCGCCTCCGGGTGGCCCTGCTCGTTCATGATGTAGCGGACCTTTGCGTCGGCCAAGGAGGTGCTCATGCTCAGACTATAACAGGTCGCGCCATCAAGCCGCCTGCTTGACCGCCGACGTCACTTTCTCCGCGGCGTCGGTCAGGTCGGTGGCCGTCTGAAGGGTCGGCAGATCACCCGATGCACCGGCGAGGATGTCGCGGGCTTTTTCGACGTTGGTGCCTTCGAGCCGGACTACCACCGGGACCTGGAAGCCAATCTGTTTGCCGGCTTCGACGAGGGCGTCGGCGATGAGGTCGCAGCGGGCGATGCCGCCGAAGATGTTGACCATGATGCCTTTCACCGAGTCGTCGGCGAGGATGATCTTGAACGCCTCGATCGCGCCTTCGCTCGTGACGCTGCCGCCGACGTCGAGGAAGTTGGCCGGCTCGCCACCGTGGAGCTTGATGACGTCCATCGTCGCCATCGCCAGACCCGCACCGTTGACAAGGCAGCCGATCGTGCCGTCGAGCTGGATGTAGTTGAGGTCGGCCTTGGCGGCGCGGACGTCGAGCTCCTTCTCCTGGCTCGTGTCCTGCATCGCGGCGATCTCCTTCTGTCGGAAGGCGGCGTTGCCGTCGAAGGTGAACTTGGCGTCGATGGCGAGCAGCTCGCCTTCCTTCGTGATGACGAGCGGGTTGATTTCCGCCAGCTCCGCATCGGTCTCGAGAAAGGCCTTAGCGAGGTTGACCATCAGCATGGCCGCCTTCATGACCATCTTGCCTTCGAAGCCGAGCTTGAAGGCGACCTCGCGGGCCTGAAACGGCTGCAGGCCCATGAGCGGATGAAGCGGTTCCTTGATGATTGCGTCCGGGTTCTTCGCCGCGACCTCTTCGATCTCCACGCCACCTTCGGCCGAGGCGATGAGCACGGGCGTTCCCTTGCCGCGGTCAACAGTGACGCCGACGTAGTACTCCTTCTCGATGTCGACGCCTGGTGCGACCAGCAGCACGCTGACCGGCACGCCCTCGGGGCCGGTCTGGTTGTTGGTCATGCGGTTACTCAGCATGAACTCCGCCGCCTCGCGAACCTCGTCGGCCGACTTGCAGAGCTTGACGAAGCCCGCCTTGCCCCGGCCGCCCGCGTAGACCTGGGCCTTGACGACGACGAGATCGCCCTTGCCTTCGCCGTCGAACTTCTGGTATGCGGCGACGGCTTCGTCGACGCTCCGCACGACCTCGCCGTCGGGCACGGGCAGGCCGTAATCGGAGAGAATCTTGCGTCCTTGGTATTCGTGGGCCTTCATGCGAAGCAAGGCTAGGCGAGCGGGGTCGCGGTTTGCGCCGTACACTTCGCCGGACTAGGAGCTACGCGATGACGACCGAAGTCAAGCTTAAGAAGGTGGGCGAGCAGACCGTGATCGAGCTTCCGCAGGAAGTGCTCGAGCGTCTGCACGTGTCTGCGGGTGACAGCGTTCGACTTTCCGAGACGACGGACGGCGTGGCATTGGGTCGCGTCGAGGAATCGGAGCACGACCGGCAGATGCGGCTTGCGCAGGACGTGATGAAGCGCCGCGAGTCGATGTTGCGTCGCCTTGCAGAGTGAGTGGAGGGCCTCGATGAAGGACGACCCGATTTGGATCGAACGCTCGGTCGCTGATGCGCTCCATGAGCAGCAGCTGGAACTTCACGGCGGATCGTCCGGTGTGCGAGATGCGGGGCTGCTGGACTCTGCGCTGAATCGGCCCCGGCAGCTTTTCGCATACTCCGACCCAACACCGGACATCCCGACGCTTGCCGCGTGCTACGCCTTTGCCATCGCACGCAACCACGCCTTCGTCGACGGTAACAAGCGGACGGCGGCGGTCGTCTGCGAACTGTTCCTTAATCGAAACGGCTACGAGCTTGTCGCGGACAACGACGCCGCTTTCGACAAGTTCCTCGCCCTCGCTGCCGGAGACATCACCGAAGAGGCCTTCACCGATTGGCTTTCGGCCAACGTGCGAAAACTCGATTCTGACTAGCTCAATCGCTCGCCATCCGCGGTTTCGTTGAATCTGGAAACAGGCGTGCACCCGATTTTGCTGCACGCTGACGCATGGCCTTCTCCACGTTCTTTTTCGCGTTGCTCTTTGCCGCCATGCCAGGCGCGAATCGGTCGCTCCTCGTCACAGACTTCAGTGAAACCGACGCCAATGCCGGGTGGCGAAACGTCAATGACAACGTCATGGGCGGACGAAGTGACGGACAGCACCGCTTCGAGGACGACACGATGGTCCTCTTCGGCGACATCAATACCAACGGCGGCGGGTTCACCAGCGTGCGCCTGCCGATTGACCAGGGAAACCTGGCCGGGATGACGCACGTCACCCTGCGGATCAAGCCCGACGATCGTGGGCCGTGGCGATTCATTGCCTACGACGCCGACAACCGTCGCATCAACTACCGAATCGACCTCGAGCCGACCGGCGAGCTGAGTGAGTGGCAGGAAGTCACCATCGCCATGGCCGACATGATTCCGTCGTGGCGCGGCCGGTCGCTTTCGGTCGAGCGCTATGGCCGCGTCGAGCCCTCGCGGATCTACCAGATCGGTCTGATCCTCAACGACACGCGCGACGGTCCGTACGAGCTTCGGGTCGACAGGATCGTTGCGACCGCGGTCGACAAGAGCTAGCTCCGCATCATCGCAGCGGCCCCACGAGCACGATCGGACCCGTCGGTTGCGGTGTGCCGCCGGCGGGTTCGAGGCTGACGGCGACGGCGTTGAGATCGTCGGGCAGATCCGGCAGCTCGGAGTCAAACGTGCCGCGCCCGTCGTCGCCGACGGCGAACGTGCCGAGCGAGATCGGGTCACGCTCGACAGGCAGTGCCCAGGCCTGATACGTCTGTGCGGGCGTGGGCGGGACGAGGCCGTCGACGTCGAGCCGCAGTCGATCCGCCGTCGCGTTGAGCACAGCTCCGCCACCGGCGTCGGGGCGTGCCTCGGTGCCGGCGAGGGACGCGAGTTTCGAATCGGCCGAGAGTGCGAGGTCCAGTGTCGCCTGGGCCGCGACTAGACGTGCGTCGAGTCGCTGGGCGAACTGCGTCTGAGCTTCGAGTCGCTGTTCGAGGCGTGCCACAGTCAGCCGCAGGCCCGCGGCCTCTTGGCGAACGGTGGACGTTTCGCGTTGCAGCGATTCGAGGTCGGCCATCGCCTTTTGACGCCGTGCCTGCGTCGTCGCTAGATCACCGGCGACGGTCGCCAGCTCGGTTTCGAGCGTCGCAATCGTCTGTTGCAGTTCCCGCCGTTGGACTTGGGCATCGTCCGCCTGCGCATCGGCCTTGTCGGCGTCTTCACGCAGTTGATCGACGAGTGCTTCTGCTGCGAGAACGCCCCGCTGGGCGTCCTGTCGTTGGACCGTCGTCCATCCGACAAAGACCGCACCGGCCGCCAGTGCTGGGGCGACCAAGGCGACCGGCCAGTTGGGCGAGTGGCGTTCGGGCACCGGCATCGAAATCGGGCCCGGCGGGTCGACGCGATCCCTCAGACGACGCCAGGCCGCGGCGTCGATCGCGACCGGCTCGACGGAACCAGCCATCTCACTCGCGGCAACCAGCGCGCGGTCGACGGCTGCGAGGGCCTCGGTGTCGCCGGCATCGAGCCTGGCACGCGCGTCGCGCGCCTGCTCGTCGTCCGCGACGCCCAGCACGAAGGCGAGCATCAACACGTCGATCGACTCGTCGCGATCGTCGTTCATGACGGCCTCCTCTCGTCGTTCGAAGACGTCCGCCCGGCCGATGCCGGCTCGGAGGCGTGGCTCTGCAACGCGTCGGCAATCCGCTGCAGGCTTCGACGGATGTGGCCCTTGTTCGTTCCGAGCGGCGTTTCGGTCTTCTCGGCGATCTCGGCGTGCGTCAGGCCGTCGAAGAAGGCGAGCTCGAGCGAGCGGCGCTGCGCTTCTGGCAGCGTGTCGAGTGCGTCGCCGACGGCTGACCGCAGCTCGTCATGCTGCGCACCCGCGAGTGGCTCGGTCTGTGCCGGATCTGCGGGCTCGAACAGCTCGGGCACCGTGCGGAGCCGTCGCTTTCGAAGGCGATCGAGGCATCGGCTGCGCGTCAGGGGCAACAAATAGCTCCGCACAGAACCCCGACTCGCCGAAAAACGATCGCCCTTTTCCCACAGCTCGATGAGCACATCCTGCAGGCAATCCTCCGCTTCGTGCAGGTCGCCCAGCATGCGTCGCGCCAGGCCCAACAGCATCGGCGCGTGCCTCTGGTAGAGGCGCTCCAGCGACGCAAGGTCTTGCCTGGCAATGCCGGCGAGGAGCTCAGAATCGTGCGGGTCGTCAGGCGTCACGGCAAGCAGCGAGCCCGCCCGGCGAACCTGCTGCCGAAAATGCCAGCGGTCTGCAAGATTCTGAGAGCGATGGGACATGTTGCGCGGTCCGATCAGCAGATCTCTCGTTGTTTGAAAGGTGTGGGGAGCATCCTCGACTTCCGGGCGAGAGAGAGCTGCAAGAACCGACCGGAGACAAATGCTCATGAAAACGACCCTAACTCTTGCTGCTGCAGCGTTTGCGACGCTGGTCGGCAGTGCGTCCGCCGAAATCATCTACGGCCTGACGACGCAGAACGACGTCTTCCTCATTGACAGTGCCGCACCGTCGGTCGTCCTCGACGGCGGTGCCGTCGGCGGCCTGCCGGCTGGCGTCGACCTGCAGGCGATCGACTATCGCGCTGCGACCGAGACGATCTACCTGCTCGACGACATGGAGAACGTCTACACGTTCGATCCGGTCACGTTCGACGCGACGCTCGTCGGGACGTTCAGCCCCCGCATCCCTGGCGTCAGCTACGCGTTCGACTTCAACCCGGCCTTCTCGGGCGGCGAGTTCGCTCGCATCATCACCGACTCGAACGACAACCGCGTCATCAGCGGCGACACGGGTCAGTACCTTGCTCCCGTCGAGAAGACCGATGTCTTCTATCCGGCCGGCGACCCGAACTTCGGCGCTGATCCGAACATTGCCGGCATCGCCTACACCAATAGCTTCGGCGTTCCGACGTCGACTCAGCAGTTCGGCATCGATAGTGACCTGGGCGTCCTGGTCACCGTCGCCAACAACGCCGGCACGCTCGACACCGTCGGCAGTCTCGGCGTTGGCTTGATCACCAACGAGCTCGGCTTCGACATCTCAGGTGCCACCGGCATCGCCTACGCCGCTCTGCAGGACGGCCCGAACAGCGGCCTGTTCACGATCGATCTTGCGACCGGGGCCGCAACGGAAGTCGGCGACTTCGGTTCGGGCGACCTGGTCCGCAGCCTGACGGTCATCCCGATCCCCGAGCCGACCACCCTCGGCCTGGCCGGTGTCGCCGCGATGACGCTGCTCCGTCGTCGTCGCTGATTGATGCGGTAGGACAATTCACCACAGCACTGCCCGGGTGCCGAGCTTTGAAGCTCGGCACCCGGGTTTTTCTTTGAAGTTCCTGGCAGCTTCGCGATGTCAATCGGTTCGGTTGCGCTCATTGCCGCACCTCGGTTTCCTGCAAGCAGCGGCAGGTCTCTGCTACAGCTTGTCCATCGCCCCAGCAGGCGACGCACAAGAACCCGAACCTGGAATGTCCATGCCCTCTCGTCGTCATCGCCCGTCCCGCTGCCGCCGTGCTCTGCTCACGGCAGCTTGCACGACTGTGGCCGTCACAGGCGTCTCAGCGTCGACGCCGCCGTCGACCGAGCCGACGCCGGAAGAGTTGCTCGCGCAGATCAAAGCGTTGCAGGCTCAGGTTGAGCGACTGCAGGAGTCGCAGGATCGCAACGCGTCTCAAGCTGAGACAAACCCTTCGACCAAGCAAGAGGCACTCGAGACGGTCCTCGCTGAAGAGGACGATCGAAAGCAGAGGCCGACGTTCCTGCAGGCGGTCGGCACGGACTCGCCGGGGCCCTTCGCGGGCTTTGCCGAGGGCAAGTTCTTCCTGGGCGACGTCGATGGCAACTTCTTCTTCAATCCGAACCTGCAGATCCAGGCCCGGCACGTTGCCAACTACAGCGACGCAGGCAACGACACCGACTTCGGCTGGGAAATGCGGCGCGTCAAGGCCGGCGCTTCCGGCCACATCTACACGCCCGAGCTGGAGTACAGCGTCACGTTTGGGTTCAGTCGCGGCAGCACCAGCATCGCACTCGAAAACGCGAACATCCAATACAGCCCGGAAGACGGGTTGTTCGGCGTCGAGCACACCTCCTTCCTCGTCGGCCAGTTCAAAGATCCGACGTTCTTCGAAGAAAAGACGAGTTCGAAGCGTCAACTGGCAGCCGACCGCTCGTACGCGAACGAGCGACTGGCCGGCGGTCTGACGGACTTCGTCCAGGGCATCCAGTACCTTTACAACGACGGTCGAATCGCCTGGCAGGTCGGCTACCTCGACGGGGCCAACACCGACCAGACGAGCTTCATCGATCCGGCAGGTACGAGCTTCTTCTTCGCACTCAACGGCCGATTCGACATCCTGCTCAAGGGTGAGAACGCCCGCGTCTTCCGTGACTTCACCGCGCTCAACACCGAAGAGGACAGCCTCCGCGCCGGAGCGGGCTTCCTGGTCGACCTCGGCGACAACGATCCGGGCAGCTTCCTGTACGACCTGTTCGCGACGGCCGACATCTCGTACGAGACGGCGAGCGGGTTCGGCTTCTTCGGGGCCGGCATGCTGCGAGCGTTCGACAACAGCGGCGTCGAGTTCATCGACCTCGGCTTCGTCACCAAGGCCAGCCAGATCATCGATCGAGACAAAGGCCTCGAAGGCTTCGGTCAGATCTCCGCGGTCTTCCTGGAGAACGACGACCCTCGCAGCGGCGAGCAGTTCATGCCCGAAATCGTCGGCGGCATCAACAAGTACTGGGAAGGTCACAACGTCAAGATGACCATCGACGCCGGCGTCCTGCCCAACGGCAGCGGCGTGGGCAACTTCACTGGCATCGGCTACCGCGGCTTCTCGGGCAACGACCTCGAGTTCACCGTCCGCGGGCAGATTCAGCTGTTGATCTGATTCCGCAAGATCGCTGTCACGCGTCGTTCGCCGCGGCGATGACGTCGGCGGCGAACTCGTCCAATGCGCTGTTGCACCCGTGCAGCAACCAGTCCGCCCCGGCGTCGGCGGCGCGGCGGAGCGTTTGTGACAGCGTCATGCCTACGCGCGCCCCGGCCATGTCGAGGCTGTCGGTGACGATCGTCCCGCGGAAGCCCAGCTCGCTGCGAAGGAGCCCGGTCGTGATGGGTTTCGACAGGCTGGCCGGGCGATCGGGGTCGAGGTCGCGATGGACGAGGTGAGCTGTCATGATGGCCAGGTCGTCGCGCTGGGCGAACGCTTTGAACGGAGCGAGCTCGATGTCGCGTTGCCACACGTCTGTGACGTCCGGCAGTGCGTGATGCGAGTCTTCGTTCGCCGAGCCGTGGCCGGGGAAATGCTTGAGGCACGGCGTGATGCCGTGAAGGACGTGCGCGTCGATGACGTCGCCCGCAACCTCCGCTACCACGCTCGGATCGGCCGAAAAACACCGACCGAGCGCCGCCATGACCGGGCCGTCGGGGTTGACCGCGACGTCGACGCCGGGCGCGAAGTTGAGCGTGATGCCGAGTCGTGCCATCTCGGCACACGACGCGTCCAGTACGCCCCGCCGCTCGTCGACTGGCATCGTCGCGAGGTCCACCGGCGACGGCAGCGGCGCGAACCCGGCCGACGGCTTGAGCCGCGCAACGCGTCCGCCTTCTTGATCGATGCTGACGACGACGTCGCCCAGCCGCTCGCGAACGTGAGCGATCAGTTCCGCGACCTGCGTCGGCGACTCGACGTTGCGGACCTCGCCGCTGCGGATGTCCTTCTCGAACAGCACCACGCCCACCACGCCAGCCTCGGCACACGCGTCGAGGTCGCGCTCTAGTCGCTCGTCACCCGGCCGCGAACCGCGCAGGCCGAGGATGAGGCGGTCGGCGAGGCTCACTTGATCTCCTCCGCGAGGACCACCTCGAAGCCGCGTTGCTGCGACTCGGGGATCGGGCGCTTGCCCTTCTGCAGCGCGCAAACCAGCAGGCTCGCACTGAAGGCGACGACCATCCACCAGCCGATCGACGTGCCGCTGAACTCTCTCATGAGGTGCACGGTGACGGCACCCGTGACGAGCGCGGCGATGATCGTCGCACCCGATCCGCGGTCCAATAGCAGCACGCAGACGAAGACGGCGAGCAGCCCGGCGTAGGCGTAGGTCATGACGCCCAGCGCGAAGGGAATGATGCCTTCCTCCTCACCCGCGGCGACGATCGCGAAGATGATCGCGAAGGTCGACAGGCCGACGCCGACGACGAGGTTGCCGATGCGTGCGACCTTGGCCGAGTCTGCCTCGGTCTTGCCGCCCAGGCCGAGGTCGAGCACGAGGGCACTGGACATCGACGCCATCGTCGAGTCCATGCTGCTCATCGCGGCGGCGAAAAGCCCGGCGATGAGCAGGCCTCGCAGGCCGACTGGCAGGTCGCTCAGGATGAAGCTCAAAAAGACGCGCCGCGTTCCATCGGCGAGG
The Planctomycetota bacterium DNA segment above includes these coding regions:
- a CDS encoding Txe/YoeB family addiction module toxin; translated protein: MPSTSTRRSMMRVVEFEPKALRDLQWLTSNERRLAVKTLKLADEVARTPLEGTGKPEPLKGNLTGCWSRRISDEHRLVYSVTETAIRVIACRGHYD
- the sucC gene encoding ADP-forming succinate--CoA ligase subunit beta translates to MKAHEYQGRKILSDYGLPVPDGEVVRSVDEAVAAYQKFDGEGKGDLVVVKAQVYAGGRGKAGFVKLCKSADEVREAAEFMLSNRMTNNQTGPEGVPVSVLLVAPGVDIEKEYYVGVTVDRGKGTPVLIASAEGGVEIEEVAAKNPDAIIKEPLHPLMGLQPFQAREVAFKLGFEGKMVMKAAMLMVNLAKAFLETDAELAEINPLVITKEGELLAIDAKFTFDGNAAFRQKEIAAMQDTSQEKELDVRAAKADLNYIQLDGTIGCLVNGAGLAMATMDVIKLHGGEPANFLDVGGSVTSEGAIEAFKIILADDSVKGIMVNIFGGIARCDLIADALVEAGKQIGFQVPVVVRLEGTNVEKARDILAGASGDLPTLQTATDLTDAAEKVTSAVKQAA
- a CDS encoding AbrB/MazE/SpoVT family DNA-binding domain-containing protein, with the protein product MTTEVKLKKVGEQTVIELPQEVLERLHVSAGDSVRLSETTDGVALGRVEESEHDRQMRLAQDVMKRRESMLRRLAE
- a CDS encoding type II toxin-antitoxin system death-on-curing family toxin, translating into MKDDPIWIERSVADALHEQQLELHGGSSGVRDAGLLDSALNRPRQLFAYSDPTPDIPTLAACYAFAIARNHAFVDGNKRTAAVVCELFLNRNGYELVADNDAAFDKFLALAAGDITEEAFTDWLSANVRKLDSD
- a CDS encoding CIA30 family protein, producing the protein MAFSTFFFALLFAAMPGANRSLLVTDFSETDANAGWRNVNDNVMGGRSDGQHRFEDDTMVLFGDINTNGGGFTSVRLPIDQGNLAGMTHVTLRIKPDDRGPWRFIAYDADNRRINYRIDLEPTGELSEWQEVTIAMADMIPSWRGRSLSVERYGRVEPSRIYQIGLILNDTRDGPYELRVDRIVATAVDKS
- a CDS encoding anti-sigma factor, producing MNDDRDESIDVLMLAFVLGVADDEQARDARARLDAGDTEALAAVDRALVAASEMAGSVEPVAIDAAAWRRLRDRVDPPGPISMPVPERHSPNWPVALVAPALAAGAVFVGWTTVQRQDAQRGVLAAEALVDQLREDADKADAQADDAQVQRRELQQTIATLETELATVAGDLATTQARRQKAMADLESLQRETSTVRQEAAGLRLTVARLEQRLEAQTQFAQRLDARLVAAQATLDLALSADSKLASLAGTEARPDAGGGAVLNATADRLRLDVDGLVPPTPAQTYQAWALPVERDPISLGTFAVGDDGRGTFDSELPDLPDDLNAVAVSLEPAGGTPQPTGPIVLVGPLR
- a CDS encoding sigma-70 family RNA polymerase sigma factor translates to MSHRSQNLADRWHFRQQVRRAGSLLAVTPDDPHDSELLAGIARQDLASLERLYQRHAPMLLGLARRMLGDLHEAEDCLQDVLIELWEKGDRFSASRGSVRSYLLPLTRSRCLDRLRKRRLRTVPELFEPADPAQTEPLAGAQHDELRSAVGDALDTLPEAQRRSLELAFFDGLTHAEIAEKTETPLGTNKGHIRRSLQRIADALQSHASEPASAGRTSSNDERRPS
- a CDS encoding DUF4394 domain-containing protein, with amino-acid sequence MKTTLTLAAAAFATLVGSASAEIIYGLTTQNDVFLIDSAAPSVVLDGGAVGGLPAGVDLQAIDYRAATETIYLLDDMENVYTFDPVTFDATLVGTFSPRIPGVSYAFDFNPAFSGGEFARIITDSNDNRVISGDTGQYLAPVEKTDVFYPAGDPNFGADPNIAGIAYTNSFGVPTSTQQFGIDSDLGVLVTVANNAGTLDTVGSLGVGLITNELGFDISGATGIAYAALQDGPNSGLFTIDLATGAATEVGDFGSGDLVRSLTVIPIPEPTTLGLAGVAAMTLLRRRR
- a CDS encoding FlxA-like family protein is translated as MAVTGVSASTPPSTEPTPEELLAQIKALQAQVERLQESQDRNASQAETNPSTKQEALETVLAEEDDRKQRPTFLQAVGTDSPGPFAGFAEGKFFLGDVDGNFFFNPNLQIQARHVANYSDAGNDTDFGWEMRRVKAGASGHIYTPELEYSVTFGFSRGSTSIALENANIQYSPEDGLFGVEHTSFLVGQFKDPTFFEEKTSSKRQLAADRSYANERLAGGLTDFVQGIQYLYNDGRIAWQVGYLDGANTDQTSFIDPAGTSFFFALNGRFDILLKGENARVFRDFTALNTEEDSLRAGAGFLVDLGDNDPGSFLYDLFATADISYETASGFGFFGAGMLRAFDNSGVEFIDLGFVTKASQIIDRDKGLEGFGQISAVFLENDDPRSGEQFMPEIVGGINKYWEGHNVKMTIDAGVLPNGSGVGNFTGIGYRGFSGNDLEFTVRGQIQLLI
- a CDS encoding glycoside hydrolase family 3 N-terminal domain-containing protein, yielding MSLADRLILGLRGSRPGDERLERDLDACAEAGVVGVVLFEKDIRSGEVRNVESPTQVAELIAHVRERLGDVVVSIDQEGGRVARLKPSAGFAPLPSPVDLATMPVDERRGVLDASCAEMARLGITLNFAPGVDVAVNPDGPVMAALGRCFSADPSVVAEVAGDVIDAHVLHGITPCLKHFPGHGSANEDSHHALPDVTDVWQRDIELAPFKAFAQRDDLAIMTAHLVHRDLDPDRPASLSKPITTGLLRSELGFRGTIVTDSLDMAGARVGMTLSQTLRRAADAGADWLLHGCNSALDEFAADVIAAANDA